One genomic segment of Nitrosopumilus sp. b3 includes these proteins:
- a CDS encoding riboflavin synthase yields the protein MFTGIVEGVGKVEKISKNTKNRSAIEMTVNLGKHSKGLKTGQSVALNGVCLTATKLSKSSCIFEMIEETTKKTDLGNLKVGGIVNIERSLKAGERLEGHFVLGHVDGVGIIKKIMKKPKEVQVWFEIPKKLSKYVVKKGSIAVDGISLTVVDIKNTLASVSLIPHTIEITNFHTKKIGDKVNIETDILGKYILK from the coding sequence ATGTTTACTGGTATTGTTGAAGGAGTTGGCAAAGTTGAAAAGATTTCAAAAAATACCAAAAATCGAAGTGCAATTGAGATGACTGTGAATCTTGGGAAACATTCTAAGGGATTAAAAACTGGTCAGAGCGTTGCTCTTAATGGTGTCTGTCTTACTGCTACAAAATTATCTAAATCTAGCTGTATTTTTGAAATGATTGAGGAGACTACAAAAAAAACAGACCTTGGTAATCTAAAAGTTGGTGGAATTGTAAATATTGAAAGAAGCTTAAAAGCAGGTGAGAGACTCGAAGGTCATTTTGTTTTAGGTCATGTAGATGGTGTTGGTATAATTAAAAAAATTATGAAAAAACCAAAAGAAGTTCAAGTTTGGTTTGAAATTCCAAAAAAATTATCAAAATATGTTGTAAAAAAAGGTTCTATTGCTGTAGATGGAATCAGTTTGACAGTTGTAGATATCAAAAATACTCTAGCATCAGTTTCATTAATTCCTCACACCATTGAGATTACAAATTTTCATACAAAAAAAATTGGCGATAAAGTTAATATTGAAACTGATATTCTTGGAAAATACATTTTAAAATAA
- a CDS encoding DNA-binding protein — protein MSFPESNEESPYDNKNNDPSAQKEQILKQILSPEARLRLNNIKMVKSELSDLVEQYLIGMATQGKLPGQISDDQLKQILLSIQQPKRDFKINRV, from the coding sequence ATGAGTTTCCCAGAATCTAATGAAGAATCCCCTTACGATAATAAGAATAATGATCCATCTGCACAAAAAGAACAGATTCTAAAACAAATCCTTTCACCTGAAGCAAGACTGAGACTCAATAATATCAAAATGGTAAAATCCGAATTATCTGATCTAGTTGAACAGTATTTGATCGGAATGGCAACCCAAGGTAAACTTCCTGGCCAAATCTCTGATGATCAACTCAAACAAATATTGCTCTCAATTCAGCAACCAAAACGTGATTTTAAGATAAATCGTGTCTAA
- a CDS encoding transcriptional regulator, with protein sequence MGGIDRLVSNALSSEIKKEMDMELLSKVERELFLEHGMSIKLSIEHFQKFSSVLKKNSNLDVNKFERDCINKILRIKKTDGKYFVTILDSNLSDLILGFFGENDSRKIITTLLEKEFTIPQILKESEAPKTSGYRKIENMIINGLIIETGKILSESKKISKLQCVFQEINLEIKKGKTIVNGIISQKMMEKSTSMKVILDSIDA encoded by the coding sequence ATGGGAGGAATTGATAGACTAGTTTCCAATGCTTTATCATCTGAAATAAAGAAAGAGATGGATATGGAACTTCTTAGTAAAGTAGAACGTGAATTATTTTTAGAGCATGGGATGTCAATAAAGCTTTCAATTGAACACTTTCAAAAATTTAGTTCTGTTTTGAAGAAAAATTCAAATCTCGATGTTAATAAATTTGAAAGAGATTGTATTAATAAAATACTTAGAATAAAAAAAACAGATGGAAAGTATTTTGTCACTATATTAGATTCCAATTTATCAGATTTAATCTTAGGATTTTTTGGAGAGAATGATTCAAGAAAGATAATTACAACTCTATTAGAAAAAGAATTTACTATTCCACAAATCTTGAAGGAATCTGAAGCTCCTAAAACATCAGGATATAGAAAAATTGAGAATATGATAATCAATGGATTAATTATTGAAACGGGTAAAATACTGAGTGAAAGTAAAAAAATATCAAAGCTTCAATGTGTTTTTCAAGAAATTAATTTAGAAATTAAAAAAGGGAAAACTATCGTTAATGGAATCATATCTCAGAAAATGATGGAAAAAAGTACCAGCATGAAAGTAATTCTTGATTCAATAGATGCATGA
- a CDS encoding amidohydrolase family protein has product MLIKNISVLQGSELDFILRTNVKIEHNSFKKIQSKIQPDTNEECIDGEGLLLIPGFINAHTHIGDSIGKDVTLNSSVDEKIHPVFGVKSKILKNTSQENLSNFMKNTCHSMLRKGITTFVDFREGGLDGVILLKKALSDVPIHSIILGRLDFYQKSPEIRKNQPLPADKLAVLDELLRQCDGIGISGANENSTSVLVQYSKTTKLRAIHSSETEQSVSKSKKITGKSETIRALSMKPHFLVHMTFASKSDLTNTAKKTQGIVICPRANSSLAEGIPDIVMMQKAGCVLALGTDNVMINSPDMFREMDFLWKATMGIHKKRIDPKEILKMATVNGGKVLKKDIGIIERGKIADCIFLDKHTIDLEPMHNPYAAIVHRASESAIRAVMIGGKIVHGKI; this is encoded by the coding sequence ATGTTGATAAAAAATATTAGCGTATTACAAGGATCAGAGTTAGATTTTATTCTAAGAACCAATGTAAAAATTGAACATAATAGTTTCAAAAAAATTCAATCAAAAATTCAACCAGATACAAACGAAGAATGTATCGATGGAGAAGGTCTATTATTAATTCCAGGTTTCATTAATGCACATACACATATTGGTGATTCTATTGGAAAAGATGTCACACTCAACAGTTCGGTGGATGAAAAAATTCATCCTGTGTTTGGAGTTAAATCAAAAATTCTAAAAAATACTTCACAAGAAAATTTATCAAATTTTATGAAAAATACATGCCATTCAATGCTTCGAAAAGGAATAACTACATTTGTAGATTTTCGCGAAGGTGGATTAGATGGAGTAATTTTACTCAAAAAAGCATTATCTGATGTACCAATTCACTCTATAATTCTAGGAAGACTGGATTTTTATCAAAAATCTCCCGAAATTAGAAAAAATCAGCCTTTACCAGCAGACAAACTTGCCGTTCTTGATGAACTTCTCAGACAATGTGATGGAATTGGTATTAGTGGAGCTAATGAGAATAGTACTTCAGTTTTAGTTCAATACTCAAAAACAACAAAACTTAGGGCTATTCATTCCTCAGAAACTGAACAAAGTGTTTCTAAATCAAAGAAAATCACGGGAAAATCTGAAACAATTCGAGCCTTATCCATGAAACCTCATTTTCTAGTTCATATGACATTTGCCTCAAAAAGCGATCTAACTAATACAGCAAAAAAAACTCAAGGGATAGTAATTTGTCCCAGAGCTAACTCTTCACTTGCAGAAGGAATTCCTGATATTGTAATGATGCAAAAAGCAGGATGTGTCTTAGCATTAGGCACAGATAACGTGATGATAAATTCTCCAGACATGTTTAGAGAAATGGATTTTCTTTGGAAAGCAACTATGGGAATTCATAAGAAAAGAATTGATCCAAAAGAAATTCTTAAAATGGCTACAGTAAATGGAGGCAAAGTTTTGAAAAAAGATATTGGAATTATTGAAAGAGGGAAAATTGCAGATTGCATATTTCTTGATAAACATACTATAGATTTAGAACCCATGCATAACCCGTATGCTGCTATTGTTCATAGAGCATCAGAATCTGCAATTAGAGCAGTCATGATAGGAGGAAAAATAGTACATGGTAAAATCTAG
- the ribB gene encoding 3,4-dihydroxy-2-butanone-4-phosphate synthase: MSLESALQSLKRGEFVLLFDSAGRENEIDMVVAAEFVTPEHVARMRQHAGGLLCIAIDNNFAKSLDLKYMHDILADSSISNKEMIMGLAPYGDHPTFSLSINHYQTYTGITDKDRSLTIREMANIFNVENKQKKFASSFKTPGHVPLLIASKGLLAARQGHTEMSVYLAQVAGLTPVTAICEMMDAETYSALSVDKAEKFAKQNGIPLIDGKELLEYAKVH; this comes from the coding sequence ATGTCTCTAGAATCAGCACTACAATCGCTAAAGCGTGGCGAATTTGTTCTTTTATTTGATTCAGCTGGAAGAGAAAATGAAATAGATATGGTAGTAGCTGCAGAATTTGTTACTCCTGAGCATGTAGCACGAATGCGTCAACATGCTGGTGGATTACTATGTATTGCAATTGATAATAACTTTGCAAAATCTCTTGACTTAAAATACATGCATGATATTCTTGCTGATTCTTCAATCTCAAATAAAGAAATGATCATGGGTTTGGCACCATATGGTGATCATCCGACATTCTCATTATCAATTAATCATTATCAAACTTATACTGGAATTACCGATAAAGATAGGTCATTAACAATTAGAGAAATGGCAAATATCTTTAATGTTGAAAATAAACAGAAAAAATTTGCTTCATCATTTAAAACTCCAGGACATGTTCCGTTATTGATTGCATCTAAAGGATTATTAGCTGCACGACAGGGACATACTGAAATGTCAGTTTATCTTGCTCAAGTTGCGGGTTTGACACCTGTAACAGCAATTTGTGAAATGATGGATGCTGAAACATATTCTGCATTGTCCGTAGACAAGGCAGAAAAATTTGCAAAACAAAATGGGATTCCATTAATTGATGGAAAGGAACTTTTAGAATACGCTAAGGTGCATTAG
- the ribH gene encoding 6,7-dimethyl-8-ribityllumazine synthase translates to MNIAIVVSEFNEEVTSRMLAVAQEKAKSLKLKILHTCTVPGAFDMPIIVDSLLQKNDVDAVVTLGAIIKGQTKHDEVISHSAAQALTSLSIKYQKPVSLGISGPGMQERHAYARIRPVAERAVEAVVKISNELKRIEK, encoded by the coding sequence TTGAATATTGCAATAGTAGTTTCGGAATTCAATGAGGAAGTGACATCTAGGATGCTTGCAGTAGCTCAAGAAAAAGCTAAATCACTAAAGTTGAAAATATTACATACATGTACTGTTCCTGGTGCTTTTGATATGCCTATAATAGTAGATTCATTATTGCAAAAAAATGATGTGGATGCAGTAGTTACTTTGGGTGCGATAATTAAAGGACAAACAAAACATGATGAAGTAATATCACATTCTGCTGCTCAGGCATTAACCTCTTTATCAATAAAATATCAAAAACCCGTTTCTTTAGGAATTTCTGGTCCAGGAATGCAGGAAAGACACGCCTATGCTAGAATAAGACCTGTTGCTGAAAGAGCAGTAGAAGCTGTAGTGAAAATTTCAAATGAATTAAAGAGGATTGAAAAATGA
- a CDS encoding CoA ester lyase produces MTQLFRSLIFVPGNNPRFLEKAKKLQADIVCFDLEDSVPDDKKVHARKLIKSALKSRKSYESSIFVRTNSPTSGKIPSDLKEVIQKGIDGIVIPKVNNVKEMKKIVKTLSGLEKSRKLKPIQIIPSIESAEGVVNTYNIASFGRRVSAVVFGVFDLLNDLGVEYTKEAKGASYSRTKIPVDAHAAGIIAIDAIWQDLKDSSGFENDCKLGKSLGYSGKSIIHPDQIPVVHKLFHPNKSEISWAEKVCKVYLESTKKGKGATTVDGKMIDEVHFKQAKSLLELVK; encoded by the coding sequence ATGACACAGCTTTTCAGAAGCCTCATTTTTGTTCCTGGGAATAATCCCAGATTTCTTGAAAAAGCAAAAAAGCTTCAAGCTGACATTGTTTGTTTTGATTTAGAAGATTCTGTTCCAGATGACAAAAAAGTTCATGCAAGAAAATTAATCAAATCTGCATTAAAATCACGAAAATCCTACGAGTCTTCAATCTTTGTGCGTACAAATTCCCCTACTTCGGGAAAAATTCCTTCAGACCTCAAAGAAGTAATTCAAAAAGGAATTGATGGAATTGTGATTCCAAAAGTAAACAATGTAAAAGAAATGAAAAAAATAGTAAAAACACTATCAGGATTAGAAAAATCAAGAAAATTAAAACCAATTCAAATTATTCCTTCTATTGAATCTGCAGAAGGTGTAGTTAACACGTATAACATTGCATCTTTTGGTAGAAGAGTCTCTGCAGTAGTCTTTGGAGTTTTTGATCTTCTCAATGATTTAGGTGTTGAATATACTAAAGAAGCAAAAGGTGCTTCCTATTCGAGAACTAAAATACCCGTAGATGCACATGCTGCAGGAATTATAGCAATAGATGCTATTTGGCAAGATCTCAAAGATTCTAGTGGATTTGAAAATGACTGCAAGCTTGGCAAAAGTTTAGGTTATTCAGGAAAAAGTATTATACATCCAGATCAAATTCCTGTGGTACACAAATTATTTCATCCAAATAAAAGTGAAATTTCATGGGCAGAAAAAGTATGCAAAGTCTATCTTGAATCAACAAAGAAGGGTAAAGGAGCTACTACTGTTGATGGAAAAATGATAGATGAGGTTCATTTTAAACAAGCAAAATCTCTTCTTGAATTAGTAAAGTAA
- a CDS encoding response regulator translates to MSKSVIVIDDDEDTVRLFTEFLEENGINVIGNGFNGSTAVKLFKETKPDVVLIDLNMPNGSGFYAIKKIQDIEPKARIIAVSADSDYTTEEKLEKLNIPLIQKPFKMDKVISIIQS, encoded by the coding sequence ATGTCAAAATCTGTTATTGTTATCGATGATGATGAAGATACAGTTAGACTATTTACTGAATTTCTTGAAGAAAATGGAATTAATGTCATTGGAAATGGATTTAATGGAAGTACAGCAGTTAAACTATTCAAGGAAACTAAACCTGATGTTGTATTAATTGATCTTAACATGCCTAATGGCAGTGGTTTCTATGCGATAAAAAAAATTCAAGATATTGAACCCAAAGCACGAATTATTGCTGTTTCTGCAGATAGTGATTACACTACTGAGGAAAAACTAGAAAAGCTAAACATACCTCTAATTCAGAAACCGTTCAAAATGGATAAAGTAATTTCTATTATTCAAAGCTGA
- a CDS encoding GTP cyclohydrolase IIa has product MIQLSILKIIGYGPWTLTLGSDREHELQMLQASLYKEVQKLFSEKNCLVFLNRADEFFVVSNGLGLDEHLEIQKILEKSFDIRLDISIGFGDSPFDANLKAYDGKKNKIILNQEHKIFGYVNNSSDSKVTIMHLDVDDLSSRRKSNSPYEITTIIFGLFYKMSQYFLEKNSLTFFMGGDNFMVVASDDGKNSVQEFINMIKNNDDISLNCGIGIGHTSREAVKFATKSLDTIREIRDSGKEKPEVYELSC; this is encoded by the coding sequence ATGATTCAACTCAGTATACTCAAAATTATTGGATATGGTCCTTGGACTTTGACATTAGGCAGTGATAGAGAGCATGAATTACAGATGCTTCAGGCATCACTCTACAAAGAAGTACAAAAATTATTTTCTGAAAAAAACTGCCTAGTTTTTCTTAATCGAGCTGATGAATTTTTTGTAGTTTCTAATGGACTTGGTTTAGATGAGCATCTTGAAATCCAAAAAATTCTTGAAAAATCGTTTGATATTAGATTAGATATTTCAATTGGATTTGGAGACTCTCCTTTTGATGCAAATTTAAAAGCATATGATGGAAAGAAAAATAAAATTATTCTAAACCAAGAGCATAAAATTTTTGGATATGTAAACAATTCATCTGATTCAAAAGTCACAATAATGCATTTGGATGTAGATGATCTCTCTTCACGAAGAAAAAGTAATTCACCATATGAAATAACAACAATAATTTTTGGATTGTTTTACAAAATGTCACAATATTTTCTTGAAAAAAATTCTCTAACATTTTTTATGGGTGGAGATAATTTTATGGTAGTTGCAAGTGATGATGGGAAAAATTCTGTACAGGAATTCATTAACATGATAAAAAATAATGATGATATTTCTCTGAATTGTGGAATAGGAATTGGACACACTAGTAGAGAAGCCGTAAAATTCGCCACAAAATCACTTGATACTATACGTGAAATTCGAGATTCAGGAAAGGAAAAACCTGAAGTTTATGAATTATCATGTTGA
- a CDS encoding 30S ribosomal protein S19e codes for MAKVYDVPSDVLIKRLAEILKNEDIPAPTWIPFVKTGAHADKPPQERDWWYTRCASIMRKIYFHGPIGINELRKDYGGGKPSGYGAAHHKDAGGAIIRNAIQGLEKLGYLEKVEKKGRIISKHGMQKLDRLATEILKELIVENPQLKVYT; via the coding sequence ATGGCAAAGGTATACGATGTACCATCAGATGTATTGATAAAAAGACTCGCAGAAATTCTAAAGAATGAAGATATTCCTGCACCTACTTGGATTCCCTTTGTCAAAACTGGGGCTCATGCTGATAAACCCCCACAAGAGAGAGACTGGTGGTATACTAGATGTGCCTCAATTATGAGAAAAATTTACTTTCATGGTCCAATTGGAATTAATGAATTAAGAAAAGATTATGGTGGAGGTAAACCATCTGGATACGGTGCAGCACATCACAAAGATGCAGGTGGTGCAATCATTAGAAATGCTATTCAAGGATTAGAAAAACTTGGTTATTTAGAAAAGGTTGAGAAGAAAGGTAGAATAATTTCTAAACATGGAATGCAAAAACTAGACAGATTAGCTACTGAAATACTAAAAGAACTCATTGTTGAAAATCCTCAATTGAAAGTTTACACATAG
- a CDS encoding RNase P subunit yields MKSAVRKIAMERMQILIENAITNAKTNPKLSERQAYIARRISTRHKIRMPYELRMVFCKKCKSFIAPGITSRIRLGRASVRSIRITCNLCGHTYRKIISDPI; encoded by the coding sequence GTGAAATCTGCCGTACGAAAAATTGCAATGGAGAGAATGCAAATTCTTATAGAAAATGCAATAACTAATGCAAAAACAAACCCAAAGCTTTCTGAGCGTCAAGCATATATTGCTAGAAGAATAAGTACTAGACATAAAATTCGAATGCCTTATGAACTTAGGATGGTTTTTTGTAAAAAATGCAAGTCATTTATTGCCCCTGGAATAACTTCTAGAATTAGACTAGGTAGAGCTTCTGTTAGATCAATTAGAATTACATGCAATCTTTGTGGTCACACTTATCGCAAAATTATATCTGATCCTATTTGA
- a CDS encoding ATP-binding protein, which translates to MGIISIFQLQETSEHLNLLDDNLDTLKTSERLLLHANKIQYYDEVLTQSARNYAFTGDEIWEKRYFEIEPLLSEELSGALDLGNNIEKSFFSSVNDANSNLVNLELEVIESVKNGNLKNAISILESQEYKSNKEIYQKSLMKYLENRNLEHTSIMEDSTTDVDISLEIIFEDILFGISFLVISITITVVGFLVLGYFLSQSILKPILKLENASKQIIDGNLDVKTGIYSKDEIGELSRSFEFMLNHLKKTTDIETQLSLQHNLRKALDESSIVSIIDKNGKIKYANDKFCQVSKYSKDELIGQRQDILRSSKIHPPSFYADLWSVISKGNIWHGEICNTAKDGTLFWNDTTVIPFLDKEGKISEYVSVRKDITEQKNLTKKLLHAERLSAIGELSSRMSHDIRNPLSIIQNEFELLKRKKILDEKQIERVTTSINRITHQLNDVLDFLRDTPVISKKFNLSNLLSKVLSSLNAPSGVKIKTSGDEIFMFGDESKMNVVLVNLIYNAIQAVEESGEIDVFISKTNTEIIIKVTDSGPGITIKPLEKVFDPLITSKQKGTGLGLASVKNIITQHNGTISVKNNPTTFIIKIPQKEENDNSSNS; encoded by the coding sequence ATGGGAATCATTTCCATTTTTCAATTACAGGAAACTTCTGAACATCTTAATTTATTGGATGACAATCTAGACACACTAAAGACATCTGAAAGATTACTGTTACATGCAAATAAAATACAATATTATGATGAGGTGTTAACTCAATCTGCTCGAAATTATGCATTCACTGGAGATGAAATATGGGAAAAAAGGTATTTTGAAATAGAACCATTATTGTCCGAAGAATTATCTGGAGCATTAGATTTAGGAAACAATATTGAAAAATCTTTTTTTTCTTCAGTAAATGATGCTAATTCCAATCTTGTAAATCTAGAATTAGAAGTAATTGAATCTGTAAAAAATGGAAATTTGAAAAATGCTATTTCAATTTTAGAATCTCAAGAATATAAGAGCAACAAAGAAATTTATCAAAAAAGCCTAATGAAATATCTTGAAAATAGAAACTTAGAACATACATCAATAATGGAAGATTCAACTACTGATGTAGACATATCTCTGGAAATTATTTTTGAAGATATTTTATTTGGTATTTCATTTCTAGTGATATCCATCACCATAACTGTTGTAGGTTTCCTTGTTTTAGGATATTTCCTTTCACAATCCATTCTAAAACCAATACTAAAACTTGAAAATGCCTCCAAACAAATTATTGATGGAAATCTAGATGTAAAAACTGGTATTTACTCAAAAGATGAAATTGGTGAATTATCTAGATCTTTTGAATTTATGTTAAATCATTTAAAGAAAACTACTGATATTGAAACTCAATTATCATTACAACATAACTTAAGAAAAGCATTAGATGAATCTTCAATTGTAAGTATAATTGACAAAAATGGAAAAATCAAATATGCAAATGATAAATTTTGTCAAGTTTCAAAATATTCTAAAGATGAGCTTATTGGTCAACGTCAAGATATTCTAAGATCCAGTAAAATCCATCCCCCAAGTTTCTATGCAGATTTGTGGAGTGTAATTTCCAAGGGAAATATCTGGCATGGTGAAATTTGCAACACTGCAAAAGATGGAACTTTGTTTTGGAATGACACAACAGTTATACCATTTTTAGATAAAGAAGGAAAGATATCTGAATATGTTTCAGTTAGAAAAGATATTACTGAACAAAAAAACCTCACTAAAAAATTACTCCATGCTGAAAGATTAAGTGCTATAGGAGAACTATCATCTAGAATGTCTCATGATATAAGAAACCCTCTTTCAATTATACAAAATGAATTTGAGTTATTAAAACGAAAAAAGATTCTTGATGAAAAGCAAATAGAAAGAGTTACCACTTCAATAAATAGAATTACTCATCAACTAAATGATGTCTTAGATTTTTTGAGAGATACTCCGGTAATATCAAAAAAATTTAATCTTTCAAATCTTTTAAGTAAAGTTTTATCTTCACTTAATGCACCTTCTGGAGTAAAAATCAAAACATCAGGTGATGAAATTTTTATGTTTGGTGATGAAAGTAAAATGAATGTTGTTTTGGTAAATCTAATTTATAATGCAATTCAGGCTGTTGAAGAATCTGGAGAAATAGATGTTTTCATATCAAAAACCAATACGGAAATAATTATCAAAGTAACAGATTCTGGTCCTGGAATTACCATCAAACCACTTGAAAAAGTATTTGATCCATTAATCACATCAAAGCAAAAAGGAACAGGATTAGGACTTGCAAGTGTAAAAAATATCATAACTCAGCATAACGGAACTATTTCTGTAAAAAATAACCCAACTACCTTTATAATTAAAATTCCACAAAAAGAAGAGAATGACAACAGTAGTAATAGTTGA
- a CDS encoding response regulator: protein MTTVVIVDDEIALIELFSDLFKLENIDVVGVGYDGNQAVELCSKHNPDYLLLDLSMPEFDGFYALEKLQNSTTKIIVTTGLVEENILNQLDQFPILSIQNKPVNFDEVLKVMTPI, encoded by the coding sequence ATGACAACAGTAGTAATAGTTGATGATGAAATTGCATTAATTGAATTATTTTCTGATTTGTTTAAATTAGAAAATATTGATGTTGTAGGAGTCGGATATGATGGAAATCAAGCTGTGGAATTATGTTCAAAACATAACCCTGATTACCTTCTATTAGATTTGTCAATGCCTGAATTTGATGGATTTTATGCCCTTGAAAAATTACAAAATTCTACTACAAAAATAATTGTTACAACTGGATTAGTTGAAGAAAACATTTTGAATCAATTAGATCAATTCCCAATACTATCAATACAAAACAAACCTGTTAATTTTGATGAAGTTTTGAAAGTAATGACCCCGATCTGA
- a CDS encoding tetratricopeptide repeat protein: MIDLLDPTNVITRMFNAKKYEEMYNYCKNLLEKTPDDMVALQNISLSLIYLKKYEEAIEYCDKVLQIKNLDTYALKNKIYALENLNQYEKVLELCKQILSTNPKDIWTLNSMGLSLNELNQHQKALECYETSLLVDPNDVTALMNKAISLSHLGKYQDAIEFYDKAQVVDPTLKEIPRAKSRLFEKLGMEDDAFLAAQGVLNKDMAKIKNDAKENDSTVFHQFCEDEFNEYNSK; encoded by the coding sequence ATGATTGATCTTTTAGATCCTACAAATGTGATTACTAGGATGTTTAATGCGAAAAAGTATGAGGAAATGTACAATTATTGTAAAAATCTCTTAGAAAAAACTCCTGATGACATGGTAGCACTTCAGAACATTTCATTGTCTCTAATTTATCTAAAAAAATATGAGGAAGCAATTGAATACTGCGATAAGGTTCTGCAAATTAAAAATTTGGATACCTATGCATTGAAAAACAAGATCTATGCCCTTGAAAATTTAAATCAATATGAAAAAGTTTTAGAATTATGCAAACAAATTCTTTCTACAAATCCTAAGGATATATGGACACTAAATAGCATGGGTTTATCACTCAATGAATTAAATCAACATCAAAAAGCACTTGAATGTTATGAAACTTCACTATTAGTTGATCCAAATGATGTGACAGCTTTGATGAATAAAGCCATATCTCTTAGTCATCTTGGAAAATACCAAGATGCAATTGAATTTTATGACAAGGCTCAGGTAGTTGATCCAACTCTTAAAGAAATCCCACGTGCAAAATCTAGATTATTTGAAAAATTAGGGATGGAAGATGATGCGTTTTTAGCTGCACAAGGTGTTTTAAACAAAGATATGGCAAAAATTAAAAATGACGCTAAAGAAAATGATTCTACTGTATTTCATCAATTTTGTGAGGATGAATTTAATGAATATAATTCAAAGTAA
- a CDS encoding zinc-binding dehydrogenase — MKAVVYNEYAPDDNYAKILKVQDIDEPKPKADEVVFKVKSAALNYNDIWGMRGVPVAVPLPHVSGSDAAGDVIAVGEDVKNIKVGDRVVSHSNMSCRVCKACTDGREFDCVKRTIWGFQTGPTWGAFQEVTHLPEVNVSVIPEGVSYDEAAAASMTILTSWHMLVGRAKITPGQTVLIMGGGSGVGSFGIQIAKLYNCDVIATASPDKLDKCLELGADYAVDHRKEDWSKEVFKISKELAKKKGEAPGIDLSFDHIGETHWNKQLQLLKYGATLVSCGATTGYDAKTDLRHIFFKGTNILGSTQGTKAELDQALYWMSQGKIKAAIDSTYSFEQAAEAHTKMLTGKGLFGKILMKPEGA; from the coding sequence ATGAAAGCCGTAGTATACAATGAATATGCACCAGATGATAATTATGCTAAAATCCTCAAAGTCCAGGATATAGATGAACCAAAACCAAAAGCAGATGAAGTAGTCTTTAAAGTCAAATCTGCTGCTCTAAATTATAATGATATTTGGGGAATGAGAGGAGTACCTGTAGCTGTTCCATTACCACATGTTTCAGGTTCTGATGCAGCTGGAGACGTAATCGCAGTTGGTGAAGATGTTAAAAATATCAAAGTTGGAGATAGAGTTGTATCTCATTCAAACATGTCTTGCAGAGTTTGTAAAGCATGTACTGATGGACGAGAATTTGATTGTGTTAAAAGAACCATTTGGGGATTTCAAACTGGTCCAACATGGGGAGCTTTTCAAGAAGTTACTCACTTACCTGAAGTCAATGTCTCAGTTATTCCAGAAGGCGTATCCTATGATGAAGCAGCGGCAGCATCTATGACTATACTTACTTCTTGGCACATGTTAGTTGGTAGAGCCAAAATTACTCCCGGACAAACTGTCTTAATTATGGGTGGTGGTTCTGGAGTTGGAAGCTTTGGAATTCAGATAGCAAAATTATACAATTGTGATGTTATTGCAACAGCAAGCCCTGACAAACTAGACAAATGTCTGGAACTTGGAGCTGATTATGCAGTTGATCATAGAAAAGAAGATTGGAGTAAAGAAGTCTTTAAAATTTCTAAAGAACTTGCAAAGAAAAAGGGTGAAGCACCAGGAATTGATCTTTCCTTTGATCATATTGGTGAAACACACTGGAACAAGCAACTTCAACTTCTAAAATATGGTGCAACACTAGTTTCATGTGGCGCAACAACAGGATATGATGCAAAAACTGATCTAAGACATATCTTCTTTAAAGGAACTAACATCTTGGGTTCAACACAAGGAACCAAAGCTGAATTAGATCAAGCTCTCTATTGGATGAGTCAGGGTAAAATTAAAGCCGCAATTGATTCTACATATTCCTTTGAGCAAGCAGCAGAGGCACATACAAAGATGTTAACCGGTAAGGGACTCTTTGGCAAAATCTTAATGAAGCCTGAAGGCGCTTAA